The following coding sequences are from one Leguminivora glycinivorella isolate SPB_JAAS2020 chromosome 7, LegGlyc_1.1, whole genome shotgun sequence window:
- the LOC125228265 gene encoding uncharacterized protein LOC125228265 has product MEKLHYKPAAAAKIVKTCCVLDNIANKANCELPPLNRHEEQEQQQEQRLAAEFDARQQNAVIYLAMAPDRCWLNKELQLGRAARQALVRQLANYECGAPCYY; this is encoded by the exons ATGGAGAAACTGCACTACAAGCCAGCAGCGGCAGCTAAGATCGTTAAAACGTGTTGTGTGCTTGACAATATAGCTAACAAAGCGAATTGTGAACTGCCTCCGCTGAACCGACACGAAGAACAGGAGCAGCAGCAGGAGCAGAGATTAGCGGCGGAGTTTGACGCCCGTCAGCAGAATGCTGTTATTTATTTGGCAATGGCTCCTGACAGGTGTTGGCTAAACAAAGAGCTGCAGCTGGGTCGCGCTGCTCGTCAAGCGCTTGTCCGGCAGTTAGCAAATTAT GAATGCGGAGCACCTTGCTACTACTAA